A single region of the Gephyromycinifex aptenodytis genome encodes:
- a CDS encoding alpha/beta fold hydrolase, protein MVNSQNSVAAEAPQLGRLPGMDPAWSQFVAAPDAEGITRRWHVLMTGTGEAGTLLAVHGNPTWSYLWRGLLAAAPAGWRVIAVDQLGMGYSEHPGGDLAHPRRLLQRIGDLSGLTDALGITGEHREPGNRAPVIVAGHDWGGLVATGWAGRHRDVLSGIVLANTAVHHDFDSGLPAPLTFAHSQRLLRRVCVDTPLFVAGATAISSPRPSAQIRQAYAAPYRSAAQREFVGQFVADIPAAPSHPTRAGFAEVAEAASRLGAAGVPALLLRGAKDPVFSEAHLRDLIARMPQADVHRYEGASHLVLEDAPRSATDIWTWVGARIEGRRDTDPAGDPQRLPQSDGAIGTAQEPWLLLRRRAEQTPQDICVAEVRSGRRVTFAQFEQDVLAVAHGLREAGVAAGDRVALLVPPGIDLTVVVYACWRLGAVIVVADAGLGLASMGRALRGAGPAHVVTIPKGLAAVMAMRVPGQRIVVGQVPAGVRRAAGVSTDLEQIRSRGRALAACEPDLVPQPPLSDNPDAAVLFTSGATGPSKGVVYRLEQLRAQIGHVGQVFGLVDAPRDRRLVAAFAPFALYGPALGVGAVVPDMDVTAPGSLSAAALAEAVRTLQASTVFASPAALRNVLRTSTDLSAADQEALNGVRLLTSAGAPVPSDLLRELRAVFPNASMHTPYGMTECLPVADITLEEIDELEARGLTGQMGGTAGGVAVGHPLPGVQVMIAPLPKNPDEADGELTSRPGVTGEICVRATHVKDRYDRLWATEQASAAHPPGWHRTGDVGHLDEQGRLWVEGRRVHVVHTAEGPVTPVALEQRCERLPEVASAAVVGVGPIGAQQVVVVLTLEQAGSRPPVLAPPSVAEEVRRLAGEMGQAVAAVLVAARMPVDIRHQSKIDRSLLARWAQDVLAGRKPPSW, encoded by the coding sequence GTGGTGAACTCCCAAAACTCCGTAGCTGCCGAGGCGCCGCAGCTTGGGCGCCTGCCCGGTATGGACCCGGCCTGGTCCCAGTTCGTTGCGGCCCCCGACGCCGAAGGCATCACTCGGCGCTGGCACGTGCTGATGACCGGCACCGGTGAAGCGGGCACCTTGCTCGCCGTGCACGGCAACCCCACCTGGAGCTACCTGTGGCGGGGCCTGCTGGCAGCCGCCCCGGCAGGGTGGCGGGTGATCGCTGTCGACCAGCTCGGCATGGGCTACTCCGAACACCCCGGCGGTGACCTGGCGCACCCGCGCCGGTTGCTCCAACGCATCGGCGACCTCAGTGGGCTGACCGACGCGCTCGGAATCACCGGCGAGCACCGCGAGCCGGGCAATCGTGCCCCGGTCATCGTCGCCGGTCACGACTGGGGCGGCCTGGTCGCGACCGGCTGGGCCGGTCGCCACCGCGACGTCCTCTCCGGGATCGTGTTGGCCAACACGGCCGTGCATCACGACTTCGATTCCGGCCTGCCCGCCCCGCTCACCTTCGCCCACTCTCAGCGCCTGCTGCGGCGGGTGTGCGTGGACACGCCGCTGTTCGTCGCCGGAGCCACCGCGATCAGCAGTCCGCGCCCCAGCGCCCAGATCCGCCAGGCCTACGCCGCCCCTTACCGCAGTGCGGCACAGCGGGAGTTCGTGGGCCAGTTCGTCGCCGACATCCCCGCCGCGCCCTCCCACCCCACTCGAGCCGGGTTCGCCGAGGTCGCCGAGGCGGCCTCACGGCTGGGCGCTGCCGGAGTGCCCGCGCTGCTGTTGCGCGGCGCCAAAGATCCGGTCTTCTCCGAGGCGCATTTGCGCGACCTCATCGCCCGCATGCCGCAGGCCGACGTGCACCGCTACGAAGGCGCCTCCCACCTGGTGCTCGAAGACGCCCCGCGCAGCGCCACCGACATCTGGACCTGGGTCGGGGCGCGGATCGAGGGCCGCCGCGATACCGACCCGGCAGGTGACCCGCAACGGTTACCGCAATCGGATGGGGCGATCGGCACCGCGCAGGAGCCGTGGCTGCTGCTGCGCCGCCGCGCCGAGCAGACACCGCAGGACATCTGCGTTGCGGAGGTCCGTTCGGGGCGCCGCGTCACCTTCGCGCAGTTCGAACAGGACGTGCTCGCCGTCGCCCACGGGCTGCGCGAGGCGGGAGTGGCCGCCGGCGATCGGGTCGCGTTGCTGGTGCCGCCCGGTATCGACCTCACCGTCGTGGTGTACGCCTGTTGGCGCCTGGGCGCGGTCATCGTCGTCGCCGACGCCGGCCTGGGGCTGGCCTCGATGGGACGTGCCCTGCGAGGTGCAGGTCCGGCCCATGTGGTGACCATCCCTAAGGGCCTCGCCGCCGTGATGGCCATGCGCGTCCCGGGACAGCGCATCGTTGTGGGCCAGGTGCCCGCCGGGGTGCGTCGCGCCGCCGGGGTCAGCACCGACCTAGAGCAGATCCGCAGTCGCGGGCGGGCGCTGGCCGCCTGCGAACCGGACCTCGTCCCGCAACCGCCGCTATCGGACAACCCCGACGCGGCGGTGCTGTTCACCTCCGGGGCGACCGGCCCGAGCAAGGGCGTGGTGTACCGCCTGGAGCAGCTCCGGGCCCAGATCGGGCATGTCGGGCAGGTCTTCGGCCTGGTGGACGCCCCCCGGGATCGGCGGCTCGTGGCCGCCTTCGCGCCGTTCGCCCTGTACGGACCGGCGTTAGGGGTCGGGGCGGTCGTGCCCGACATGGACGTCACGGCGCCGGGTTCTTTGAGCGCCGCCGCGCTCGCTGAGGCGGTGCGCACCCTGCAGGCCAGCACGGTGTTCGCCTCACCGGCGGCGCTGCGCAACGTCTTGCGCACCAGCACTGACCTGAGCGCTGCGGACCAGGAGGCGCTGAACGGGGTGCGGTTGTTGACCTCGGCGGGCGCGCCGGTGCCCTCGGATCTGCTGCGCGAGCTGCGGGCCGTCTTCCCGAACGCGAGCATGCACACCCCGTACGGGATGACCGAGTGTCTGCCCGTCGCCGACATCACCCTTGAAGAGATCGACGAGTTGGAAGCTCGCGGACTCACTGGCCAGATGGGCGGGACCGCCGGCGGGGTCGCCGTCGGACACCCGCTGCCGGGCGTGCAGGTGATGATCGCCCCGTTGCCGAAGAACCCGGACGAAGCCGACGGTGAACTCACCAGCAGGCCGGGGGTCACCGGTGAGATCTGTGTGCGCGCCACCCACGTCAAGGACCGCTACGACCGGTTGTGGGCCACCGAGCAGGCCAGCGCCGCGCACCCGCCCGGTTGGCATCGCACCGGCGACGTCGGCCACCTCGACGAGCAGGGTCGGTTGTGGGTCGAAGGTCGGCGGGTGCACGTCGTGCACACCGCAGAGGGCCCGGTGACGCCGGTCGCGCTCGAGCAGCGCTGCGAACGCCTGCCGGAGGTGGCCTCGGCCGCCGTCGTGGGGGTCGGCCCGATCGGCGCCCAGCAGGTGGTCGTCGTTCTCACTTTGGAACAGGCCGGGTCCCGGCCGCCGGTCCTGGCGCCACCCTCGGTGGCCGAAGAAGTGCGCCGGTTGGCGGGGGAGATGGGGCAGGCGGTGGCGGCTGTCCTCGTGGCTGCCCGGATGCCGGTCGACATCCGTCACCAGAGCAAGATCGACCGGAGCTTGCTGGCCCGTTGGGCCCAGGACGTTCTTGCCGGTCGTAAACCCCCCAGCTGGTGA
- a CDS encoding NAD-dependent epimerase/dehydratase family protein: MVKVLVTGASGMLGAGIAHALARRGDEVTVLQRRPSGSGLREVLGDVSDEAVVRRAVRGQDAVVHLAAKVGVTGAWPQFVRANVVGTRAVVQACRLEGVTRLVHTSSPSVAHAGASLVGEGAAPADPERARGNYARSKAIAERIALAADARAQRDGAGPAVVAIRPHLVWGPEDTQLVARFIRRAQAGRLPIIGSGAPLVDTTYIDNAVEAFVAALDRCEQVRGQAFVITNGEPRPIGELITAWVQAGGAPAPTRHVPTSLALGAGTLVDGITAVRERLGTLNEADPPLTRFLVEQLSTAHWFDQRRTRAALDWTPRVSLDEGFARVARHYATS; encoded by the coding sequence ATGGTGAAGGTACTCGTCACCGGAGCATCCGGGATGCTCGGCGCCGGGATCGCCCACGCCCTGGCCCGACGCGGCGACGAAGTCACCGTGCTGCAGCGCCGCCCGAGCGGTTCGGGGCTGCGTGAGGTGCTGGGCGACGTCAGCGACGAGGCCGTGGTGCGTCGCGCGGTCCGCGGGCAGGACGCCGTGGTGCATCTGGCCGCCAAGGTCGGGGTCACCGGCGCCTGGCCGCAGTTCGTGCGCGCCAACGTCGTCGGTACCCGAGCTGTGGTCCAGGCATGCCGCCTGGAAGGGGTGACCCGCCTGGTGCACACCTCCAGCCCCTCGGTGGCACACGCCGGGGCCTCGCTGGTCGGGGAAGGTGCCGCTCCCGCCGACCCGGAACGCGCCCGCGGAAACTACGCCCGCAGCAAGGCCATCGCCGAGCGGATCGCGCTGGCTGCTGATGCCCGTGCCCAACGCGACGGCGCCGGCCCGGCGGTGGTGGCGATCCGCCCGCATCTGGTGTGGGGGCCCGAAGACACCCAACTCGTGGCCCGTTTCATCCGCCGCGCCCAAGCGGGACGGCTACCGATCATCGGTAGCGGTGCACCGCTGGTGGATACGACGTATATCGATAACGCGGTAGAGGCGTTCGTGGCCGCCCTGGACCGGTGCGAACAGGTCCGCGGGCAGGCGTTCGTCATCACCAACGGGGAGCCGCGCCCGATCGGGGAACTCATTACGGCCTGGGTGCAGGCCGGCGGTGCGCCGGCGCCGACCCGGCACGTGCCCACCTCGTTGGCTTTGGGCGCAGGCACCCTCGTGGACGGCATCACGGCGGTGCGCGAACGTCTGGGCACCCTGAACGAGGCGGATCCGCCGCTGACCCGGTTCCTGGTCGAGCAACTCTCCACCGCGCACTGGTTCGATCAACGCCGCACTCGTGCGGCGTTGGACTGGACGCCGCGGGTCAGCCTCGATGAAGGTTTCGCGCGGGTGGCGCGGCACTACGCGACGTCGTGA
- a CDS encoding DUF421 domain-containing protein has protein sequence MWFDSTFDLVRILAVGGSAYLALVILTRIFGKRTLAKLNAFDLVVTVALGSVLASVLLSSDVAFLEGLLAMLLLMSVQWLVAQSLVRLPWTRSIIVSEPTALVWDGQLLTARMREQRIAEAEVQQAIRRTGTGGIEDVAAVVLESDGQLSVISRSQLGSGSTLENMTGIPTHNSGHDVA, from the coding sequence ATGTGGTTCGACTCGACTTTCGACCTGGTGCGCATCCTCGCGGTGGGCGGCAGTGCCTATCTGGCGCTGGTCATCCTCACCCGCATCTTCGGCAAACGCACCCTCGCCAAACTCAACGCGTTCGACCTGGTTGTCACCGTCGCCCTGGGTTCGGTGCTGGCCAGCGTGCTACTCAGTTCGGATGTCGCCTTCCTGGAAGGCCTGCTGGCGATGCTGCTGCTGATGAGCGTGCAGTGGCTGGTCGCTCAGTCGCTGGTGCGCCTGCCCTGGACCCGCTCGATCATCGTCTCCGAGCCCACCGCGCTCGTCTGGGACGGCCAACTCCTCACCGCGCGGATGCGCGAGCAGCGGATCGCCGAAGCCGAGGTGCAGCAAGCCATCCGACGCACCGGCACCGGCGGGATCGAGGACGTGGCAGCGGTCGTGCTGGAAAGCGATGGGCAGCTCTCCGTGATCAGCCGCTCCCAGCTCGGTTCCGGTTCCACGTTGGAGAACATGACCGGAATCCCCACCCACAACTCAGGTCACGACGTCGCGTAG
- a CDS encoding ankyrin repeat domain-containing protein, protein MSDLTPEELAVIASAFDMAREGQAEELADFVDSGLPVNLTNEVGDTLLILGAYYRNAEVVRALLARGADTSRVNDRGQSAVGAAVFRQDEQIVRMLLAAGADPGLGAQSGHAVADYFNLPEMKALLSEAAAEPGDAVP, encoded by the coding sequence ATGAGTGATCTGACCCCTGAGGAGTTGGCCGTTATCGCTTCCGCGTTCGATATGGCGCGGGAGGGTCAGGCGGAGGAGCTCGCGGACTTCGTGGATTCCGGGCTGCCGGTCAACCTCACCAACGAGGTCGGCGACACCCTGCTCATCCTCGGTGCCTACTACCGCAACGCGGAGGTGGTGCGGGCCTTGCTGGCGCGCGGAGCCGACACCTCGCGGGTCAACGACCGCGGCCAGAGCGCAGTCGGTGCAGCCGTCTTCCGGCAGGACGAACAGATCGTCCGGATGCTGCTGGCCGCAGGCGCTGACCCGGGCCTGGGCGCCCAGAGCGGGCACGCCGTCGCCGACTACTTCAACCTGCCCGAGATGAAGGCCCTGCTGTCCGAGGCGGCTGCCGAACCGGGCGACGCCGTGCCGTGA
- a CDS encoding nucleoside phosphorylase: protein MATDIPLTEFDPDPRDAISGSIRSRTGVRLPDAAVLTLLGTVSSDWAQQHGFQAVHEVEMITRVFPVWVGEHAGRSVALTEIPLGGPGAVIVLEHLLALGARTLVAVGSCGGLVHFDEGQFVLPTKALRDDGTSHHYLPPGRWVELDPQVRAACAAAVQAAELRYLEAPTWTTDAFYRETRAKVNARREEGCQVVDMECASLAACASFRGARFGQILYTADTLAEEDHDPRLWGRQFRQTALELALDAAARLEPLPEEPGVRSE, encoded by the coding sequence GTGGCCACTGACATTCCCCTCACCGAATTCGACCCAGACCCTCGCGACGCGATATCCGGCAGCATCCGGTCCCGGACGGGGGTGAGGCTGCCGGATGCCGCGGTGCTCACCCTGCTCGGCACCGTCTCCTCCGATTGGGCGCAGCAGCACGGCTTCCAGGCCGTGCACGAGGTCGAGATGATCACCCGGGTCTTCCCCGTCTGGGTAGGTGAACACGCCGGCAGAAGCGTGGCGTTGACCGAGATCCCGCTCGGCGGACCGGGGGCGGTGATCGTCCTGGAGCACCTGCTGGCATTGGGGGCGCGCACCCTGGTCGCGGTCGGTTCCTGCGGTGGTCTGGTGCACTTCGACGAAGGGCAGTTCGTCCTGCCGACGAAGGCACTGCGCGACGATGGCACCTCTCACCACTACCTGCCACCCGGGCGCTGGGTAGAGCTGGACCCGCAGGTCCGCGCCGCCTGCGCGGCCGCGGTACAGGCCGCTGAGCTGCGCTATCTCGAAGCGCCGACCTGGACCACGGACGCCTTCTACCGCGAGACCCGCGCCAAGGTCAACGCCCGCCGCGAGGAAGGCTGCCAGGTCGTCGACATGGAGTGCGCCTCGTTGGCGGCCTGCGCGAGCTTCCGCGGCGCGCGGTTCGGCCAGATCCTCTACACCGCCGACACCCTGGCCGAGGAGGACCACGACCCGCGGCTATGGGGTCGCCAGTTCCGCCAAACAGCGCTGGAGTTGGCCCTGGACGCAGCCGCCCGCCTGGAACCGCTGCCCGAAGAGCCGGGAGTGCGCAGCGAATAA
- a CDS encoding TetR/AcrR family transcriptional regulator → MTSTPPRTRLSPSARRESILRVALAAFARAPYAQVSVSGIAAQAGVSEALVHRYFEGKPGLYAEVVAAASATLLARQQAAEAALPLGAPARERVKAALHAYLDHITDDEAGWSAPFRATGNEPESALELRRGIRADYVQRLANLLGPDPGPRRTYALWGYFGFIDAACAAWVERGMPDDERHALVEAALGALEGALGDWGR, encoded by the coding sequence ATGACCTCGACCCCGCCCCGCACCCGTCTGAGCCCGAGCGCCCGACGCGAATCCATCCTGCGCGTCGCCCTGGCTGCCTTCGCGCGGGCCCCTTACGCGCAGGTCTCCGTCAGTGGCATCGCCGCGCAGGCCGGGGTCTCCGAGGCGCTCGTGCATCGTTATTTCGAGGGAAAGCCCGGGCTGTACGCCGAGGTCGTCGCGGCAGCCAGCGCCACGCTGCTGGCCCGACAACAGGCAGCCGAGGCGGCGCTCCCGCTTGGCGCACCGGCCCGAGAACGGGTGAAGGCGGCGCTGCATGCCTACCTGGATCACATCACCGATGACGAGGCGGGCTGGTCGGCCCCGTTCCGCGCCACCGGCAACGAACCGGAATCCGCCCTGGAACTGCGGCGGGGCATCCGCGCCGACTATGTGCAGCGACTGGCGAACCTGCTCGGACCTGATCCCGGGCCGCGACGCACGTATGCGCTGTGGGGGTATTTCGGGTTCATCGACGCCGCCTGCGCGGCCTGGGTGGAACGCGGCATGCCCGATGACGAACGGCATGCTCTGGTCGAGGCCGCCCTCGGCGCCCTGGAAGGCGCGCTGGGCGACTGGGGCCGCTGA
- a CDS encoding alpha-amylase family protein: MWIEHAIWWHVYPLGFVGAPIRDRDPQAPMVHSLAHLEAWLDYAVELGTSGLLLGPIFDSSTHGYDTTDYFRIDPRLGDEDDFDSLVRAAKQRGLRIVLDGVFNHVGRAHPAFIRTIEEGPSAPEADWFRLTWPEAWQPGQQPEYGDFEGHGDLIALNHDSPAVERLVGDVMRHWLARGVDGWRLDAAYAVDPAFWTRVIPGVRQEFPEAWFLGEVIHGDYAQIATTSGLDSITQYELWKATWSALADANFYELAHALTRHDEFAEGMLPQTFVGNHDVDRIATKVGGPKAVLAATVLFTVAGVPSVYYGDEQAYTGEKTVGWGGDDQVRPVFPATPSELSPLGSWMHRVYQDLIGMRRRHPWLVRARTEQVELSNERFVYRARNPEGPESITVELDVLRPSAQVTGADGQVLFRYDG, from the coding sequence ATGTGGATCGAGCACGCGATCTGGTGGCACGTCTACCCGCTGGGGTTCGTCGGGGCACCCATCCGGGACCGCGACCCGCAGGCGCCGATGGTGCACAGCCTGGCGCACCTGGAGGCCTGGTTGGACTACGCCGTCGAGCTCGGCACCTCCGGGCTGCTCCTGGGCCCGATCTTCGACTCCTCCACGCACGGCTACGACACCACGGACTACTTCCGCATCGATCCACGCCTGGGCGATGAGGACGACTTCGATTCACTGGTTCGCGCCGCCAAACAGCGCGGCTTGCGCATCGTCCTGGACGGCGTCTTCAACCACGTCGGGCGTGCCCACCCTGCGTTCATCCGCACCATCGAAGAAGGCCCGAGCGCCCCCGAGGCGGACTGGTTCCGCCTCACCTGGCCCGAAGCTTGGCAGCCGGGCCAGCAGCCCGAGTACGGCGACTTCGAGGGCCATGGCGACCTCATTGCGCTCAATCACGACTCACCAGCCGTGGAGCGGTTGGTCGGCGATGTCATGCGGCACTGGCTGGCCCGCGGCGTCGACGGCTGGCGTCTGGACGCCGCCTACGCCGTCGACCCGGCCTTCTGGACCCGGGTCATCCCCGGTGTGCGTCAGGAGTTCCCCGAAGCCTGGTTCCTCGGCGAGGTCATCCACGGCGACTACGCCCAGATCGCCACGACCAGCGGGTTGGACTCGATCACCCAGTACGAGCTGTGGAAGGCGACCTGGAGCGCGCTCGCGGACGCGAACTTCTACGAGTTGGCGCACGCCCTGACCCGCCACGACGAGTTCGCTGAAGGGATGCTGCCGCAGACGTTCGTCGGCAACCACGACGTGGACCGGATCGCCACCAAGGTGGGCGGGCCCAAAGCGGTGTTGGCGGCGACGGTGCTGTTCACGGTGGCCGGGGTGCCGTCGGTGTATTACGGCGACGAGCAGGCCTACACCGGAGAGAAGACCGTGGGTTGGGGCGGCGACGACCAGGTCCGTCCGGTGTTTCCGGCCACCCCGAGCGAACTGTCGCCTCTGGGATCCTGGATGCACCGGGTCTACCAGGACCTCATCGGGATGCGCCGCCGCCACCCGTGGCTGGTGCGGGCCCGCACCGAGCAGGTCGAGTTGAGCAACGAACGCTTCGTCTACCGCGCTCGCAACCCCGAAGGCCCGGAATCGATCACCGTCGAACTCGACGTGCTGCGCCCCAGCGCCCAGGTCACCGGCGCCGACGGCCAGGTGCTCTTCCGTTACGACGGGTGA
- the meaB gene encoding methylmalonyl Co-A mutase-associated GTPase MeaB, with the protein MRRGLDVDALEKGVREGSRSVLARAITVLESSRLDHRKQAHELLARLEPDTGAALRVGISGVPGAGKSTFIDELGTRLIEKGHRVAVLAVDPSSSRTGGSILGDRTRMARLAESQDAFIRPSPSGCHLGGVARATREAMVVVEAAGFDVVLVETVGVGQSEVAVSDMVDTFLLLALARSGDQLQGIKRGILERADVIGVNKADGEHAREARIAARELSSAMRLMMGSDEKRRKPTVFTCSAVTGDGLDDIWNAVLAHRQDLEDSGKLAPRRAAQQLEWMWTMVDTRLQDAVRRTEGVRKVRAELEKRVSAGELSALDASEEVLAIFGREATEMLAIGA; encoded by the coding sequence ATGAGGCGCGGCCTAGACGTCGATGCTCTTGAGAAGGGTGTGCGGGAAGGCTCCCGTTCCGTCCTGGCGCGGGCCATCACCGTGCTCGAATCCTCCCGTCTGGATCACCGCAAACAGGCCCACGAGTTGCTGGCCCGGTTGGAGCCGGACACCGGCGCCGCCCTTCGGGTCGGCATCTCCGGGGTCCCGGGCGCCGGCAAGTCGACCTTCATCGACGAGCTCGGCACCCGCCTCATCGAGAAGGGGCACCGGGTCGCGGTACTTGCGGTGGACCCGAGTTCGTCCCGGACCGGCGGAAGCATCCTGGGCGACCGCACCCGGATGGCGCGCCTGGCCGAAAGCCAGGATGCGTTCATCCGCCCCTCCCCCTCGGGATGCCACCTCGGTGGGGTCGCCCGCGCCACCCGCGAAGCGATGGTCGTCGTGGAGGCGGCCGGCTTCGACGTCGTGCTCGTTGAGACTGTCGGCGTCGGACAGTCCGAGGTCGCCGTCTCGGACATGGTCGACACCTTCCTGCTGCTGGCGCTGGCTCGTAGCGGCGACCAGTTGCAGGGCATCAAGCGCGGCATCCTGGAGCGCGCAGATGTCATCGGGGTCAACAAGGCCGACGGTGAGCACGCCCGGGAAGCTCGCATCGCAGCACGCGAGCTGAGCTCGGCGATGCGGCTGATGATGGGCTCGGATGAGAAGCGCCGCAAGCCCACGGTGTTCACCTGCAGCGCGGTCACCGGTGACGGCCTGGACGACATCTGGAACGCTGTGCTGGCCCACCGGCAGGACTTGGAGGACTCCGGCAAGCTGGCTCCGCGTCGGGCAGCCCAGCAGTTGGAGTGGATGTGGACGATGGTCGACACCCGCCTGCAGGACGCCGTTCGGCGTACCGAAGGTGTCCGCAAGGTCCGCGCCGAGCTGGAGAAGCGCGTTTCCGCCGGCGAGCTCAGCGCGCTGGATGCCTCCGAGGAGGTGCTGGCAATCTTCGGTCGGGAAGCCACCGAGATGCTGGCCATCGGCGCGTAA
- the scpA gene encoding methylmalonyl-CoA mutase, whose product MSTIPRFDAIDLGDGEPDSAASAQWSQAIGEDPEPWETPERIVVPRLYTEEDLAELDFLETTPGAPPFLRGPYPTMYVNQPWTVRQYAGFSTAEESNAFYRRNLAAGQKGLSIAFDLATHRGYDSDHPRVEGDVGMAGVAIDSIYDMRTLFDGIPLDQMSVSMTMNGAVLPVLALYVVAAEEQGVTPQQLSGTIQNDILKEFMVRNTYIYPPLPSMRVISDIFAFTSANMPRFNSISISGYHMQEAGATADIEMAYTLADGVEYIRAGRAVGLDVDAFAPRLSFFWAIGMNSFMEIAKMRAARLLWARLVKQFDPKKQNSMSLRTHSQTSGWSLTAQDVYNNVVRTCLEAMAATQGHTQSLHTNALDEAIALPTDFSARIARNTQLFLQQESGTCRVVDPWGGSAYVEKLTHDLARSAWAHIEEVEQAGGMAKAIEAGIPKLRIEEAAARTQARIDSGRQPVIGVNKYLVQGDEGIEVLKVDNAAVRRSQIEKLRRLREERDDAKVQAALDNITRVAADPQPGDNLLAASIDAARVMATVGEISDAMEKVFGRFTAQIRTISGVYREESGTNTNMDRASGLIARFEELEGRRPRIVVAKMGQDGHDRGQKVIATAFADLGFDVDVGPLFQTPGEVARQAVEADVHVVGVSSLAAGHLTLVPALRTELDKLGRPDIVIVVGGVIPSQDFDALREAGADAIYPPGTVIPEAACGLVEQLIERIERDEGDA is encoded by the coding sequence ATGAGCACGATCCCCCGCTTTGATGCGATTGACCTGGGTGACGGTGAGCCGGACTCGGCCGCCAGCGCCCAATGGAGCCAAGCCATCGGTGAAGACCCAGAACCCTGGGAAACCCCGGAACGCATCGTCGTCCCGCGTCTCTACACCGAAGAAGACCTCGCCGAACTGGACTTCCTGGAGACCACGCCGGGCGCCCCGCCGTTCCTGCGCGGGCCCTACCCGACGATGTACGTCAACCAGCCGTGGACGGTGCGCCAGTACGCCGGATTCTCCACCGCTGAGGAGTCCAACGCCTTCTACCGGCGTAACCTCGCGGCCGGCCAGAAGGGCCTCTCGATCGCCTTCGACCTGGCGACCCACCGCGGGTACGACTCCGATCACCCCCGGGTCGAAGGCGACGTCGGTATGGCCGGCGTGGCGATCGACTCGATCTACGACATGCGCACCCTCTTCGACGGCATCCCGCTGGACCAGATGAGTGTGTCGATGACGATGAACGGCGCGGTGCTCCCGGTACTCGCTCTGTATGTCGTCGCCGCAGAGGAGCAGGGGGTCACCCCCCAGCAGTTGTCTGGAACCATCCAGAACGACATCCTCAAAGAGTTCATGGTGCGCAACACCTACATCTATCCCCCGCTGCCCTCGATGCGGGTGATCTCCGACATCTTCGCGTTCACCAGCGCGAACATGCCTCGGTTCAACTCGATCTCGATCTCCGGCTATCACATGCAGGAGGCCGGGGCGACCGCCGACATCGAGATGGCCTACACCCTGGCTGACGGCGTGGAGTACATCCGCGCCGGCCGGGCCGTGGGCCTTGATGTCGACGCGTTCGCGCCGCGGCTGTCCTTCTTCTGGGCGATCGGCATGAACTCCTTCATGGAGATCGCCAAGATGCGTGCGGCGCGACTGCTGTGGGCTCGCCTGGTCAAGCAGTTCGACCCCAAGAAGCAGAACAGCATGTCGTTGCGTACCCACAGCCAGACCTCCGGGTGGTCCCTGACCGCCCAGGACGTCTACAACAACGTGGTCCGCACCTGCTTGGAGGCGATGGCCGCCACCCAGGGGCACACGCAGTCGCTGCACACCAACGCCCTGGACGAGGCGATCGCCCTGCCCACGGACTTCAGCGCTCGCATCGCCCGTAACACCCAGCTGTTCCTGCAGCAGGAATCCGGGACCTGCCGCGTCGTCGACCCGTGGGGCGGCAGCGCCTACGTCGAGAAGCTCACCCACGACCTGGCTCGTAGCGCCTGGGCGCACATCGAAGAGGTCGAGCAGGCCGGCGGGATGGCCAAGGCCATCGAAGCCGGGATCCCCAAGCTGCGCATCGAAGAAGCCGCGGCCCGCACCCAGGCCCGCATCGACTCCGGTCGCCAGCCCGTCATCGGCGTCAACAAGTACCTGGTGCAGGGCGATGAGGGCATCGAGGTGCTCAAGGTCGACAACGCCGCCGTGCGTCGCAGCCAGATCGAGAAGCTGCGCCGACTGCGCGAGGAGCGCGACGACGCCAAGGTGCAGGCTGCCCTGGACAACATCACCCGGGTCGCGGCCGACCCCCAGCCCGGCGACAACCTGCTGGCGGCCAGCATCGACGCAGCCCGCGTGATGGCAACCGTCGGAGAGATCTCCGACGCGATGGAGAAGGTCTTCGGGCGTTTCACCGCGCAGATCCGCACGATCAGCGGGGTGTACCGAGAGGAGTCGGGCACGAACACCAACATGGACCGCGCATCTGGTCTCATCGCGCGCTTCGAAGAGCTCGAGGGTCGTCGCCCTCGTATCGTCGTGGCAAAGATGGGCCAGGACGGACACGACCGCGGTCAGAAGGTCATCGCCACCGCATTCGCCGACCTCGGCTTCGACGTCGACGTGGGCCCGCTGTTCCAGACCCCGGGTGAGGTTGCCCGGCAGGCGGTCGAGGCCGACGTGCACGTTGTCGGTGTCAGCTCGCTGGCCGCCGGTCACCTCACGCTGGTGCCTGCGCTGCGCACCGAACTCGACAAGCTGGGACGCCCCGACATCGTCATCGTCGTCGGCGGCGTCATCCCCAGCCAGGACTTCGACGCGCTGCGTGAGGCAGGTGCCGACGCGATCTACCCGCCCGGCACGGTCATCCCCGAAGCTGCCTGCGGTTTGGTCGAGCAACTCATCGAACGAATTGAGCGCGATGAGGGGGATGCATGA